TCTTTCCTTAATTAAACCCATGAACACAATGTAATCACTAATCGTCTTAAGCCTTTTATCCCTAATCTTTAATCTTCATTCTTCACATAATCGCATCAGTAACTTAGTCAAATATTGAACCCTGTCAATCCTCCCTTATAGTCTTGAACCCCTCAATACTCATTAAGTCTCAATCTTGAAAACACTAGCAatctagtaattttgaaattattaaaCTTTTCCATTTATATTTGACCAATTGGCAGTATACTATCATGAATTTGCTGGGTTCATATCAAAGGTTTTTTAATGGAATTTTGGAACTTCAGACCAATTACACTTTCAGAAATATACTTTCATGACTAAGCCATGAACTTTTAGAACCCATACCAATTTGTAGTAGCAGTGTATTTTCATGAATAAACAATGTACTTTCTTGTACAACTTTCTATACTATTTACTTTTTATATTTCCATATCTTATGtagttatgtatttttatgtttatttcaGAACTTTGATAATTTTTCACTAAGATTATAATGTTTTTTTAACACTCGGTTTGCGTTTGTGCTGTCGTTATGTAATTTTCATATATGAACAAGTCTTTGagttttaaaatttcattttatgtagttttatttgaaaaatatTGAGTTTTTGAGtttcttattctttttttttttttttttactttttgtaaATTTAAATGATAACTCTGGTTCAATTTGTTATTTTTGAGCTATGGAAAACATAAAAATCAATTCGGTTTCaacttatttattaattaaatagttgGAATATGTTTGAATTTTTTTACTTGTTTACTAAAACATGTTAAACTGTTTGAGATTTTTAACCATATTTAAAcattaggtgtgagacccatatattatacgaattaatttaaaaaaaaaaaaaaagattaaacattaaaatgtaaatttgtaaatattttttaatataaaactttaaaataagaaaggaaaaaatatattcattacaatttaaattcatatatattatatttatactttacatatatataagtatatgaatttaattttaaatttgaaacaaatcagaaattgacaagtgaataatatttatttcaaaaatactataAAATGACAAGTGTTAAAACTCATTAGAGATTAACAAGTGGCAaaatgattttcatttattagagaggatgaCCAACCATGTGTTATTATGCATCGCATACATAGGAGGTGTTTGGATAGAGAAAAAATAGGttgtttattgcttattgcttaataTCACCGTAATAAGCAAATTTAAATGTTTGAATAGGAGTCTTTAAAAATCAGTTTATTGCGGTAGGAATAAACAAAATAAGCTGATTTAATAAGCAAATGGAGGAAtgtttattgcttattagttATTTTACTCATATAAGTGGTtttgtttgtaaaacatttaaaatatttattgtttattgcttattgcttattcccaccgcaataagctactctaaatacattttaaaaaaaaatgttttattctCACCGTAATAAGCAAATAAGCAATAACCTAAAAACTATTTATCCAAACACACCATAGAATTTTTCTTTTATGAATTATTGGctcttttttattttgtttggttacttttttttttaactttaaatTTTAATATGTGGAAATGTATCGAGATAAAATaagattgataggaaaaggtATAGGAAAAATCGGACAATAATATAAAAAGGGCCCATTTCATATCTTCCGTCAGGTCACTTCATATGGTTTTAAAAAATCccacaaaaacacacatttttCATTGTTATTTCTTTTTACCAAAAAAATGCCATGACAACGACCACCATTATATGGTTTTTAATCTGATTTTTTTCTGAAAATACGTATTGACATAAATAATCTAAACTAAAACTTTAacatcatttttataaataattttagCAGATATATGCTTTTAAGAAATACATAAAACTTATTAGGGTAGTGATATTGTGGCTCTATCaactttatatattttatttatttttgaagtgttttcacaatattttttttacataatattgtgtgaattttaaaaaatttcaaactttTAACAAGATTTTTTTATACATTATTTTAAATTTTCACTAGTGTTTAAATCGGCTTCACAATGAATTACTTTTCCCAAGTTGTTAAAATCAGTTTTAATCCTCTAAAActttaataaatacataaaataattttataaataaatatagtGTTACCTAATTATCTTTCATTTCATCTTAACTAAATACTTGCCAGCTGCAAAAAATACAAaactatatatattattttatcaaatatttttataactattttataaaacaaacttGCTATTAATAAACTTTTTTATAGTTAACGTACTGACAAATAATCTTatcttaattattattattattttttatgttttctacATTTTAAATGATTAAATTTCATCAAagcaatataataataataaagtattatcttTATTAGTTAGAAATCTagagaataataataatttaatttgcCTTTTTTTTGTCCAAATTCCAAACCACAGACCTTCCTACCATGAATCTTTTGAGTTTTGATAGCTATTTCTTCACAGATCGAAGTCGACAATTTCATCACCCTTGTACTAATTAGGCCCTTACCCACCCACTAAAGTCTAAATCCAACCTTTATACACACTATGCCGGCCCTGAAAGAAGGAAGCCGGCCGCCGTGGGTGGGTCTTGCCGCCGCTGTTTGGGTTCAGGTCGCCTCCGGCAACTCCTACGCTTTCCCTCTTTACTCCCCTTCTTTGAAATCTGTACTGGGTCTTTCTCAGCAACAGCTTACGGTTCTCGGTGTTGCTAATGATTTTGGGGAAAATTTTGGTATCATTGCGGGCATTGCTTCTAACAGATACCAAGCGTGGGTTGTTCTTTTGATCGGTGTTCTTGCTTGTTTCTTTGGTTATGGTGTCATTTGGCTTGCTGTTACTGAAACTCTTCATAACTTGCCTTATTGGTTTGTaagtattttcttttttctttagaGTACTTCGTGCACATGCATATTTGctcattattttaaaaaattaacttGAATCCTTCTTAATATTGTTTTTTCTTATATGTTTAGTCCTTGTAATATGAAAACGACTATATTATCCTTATCAATTTCTTttgtcatttatttttatttataataattgaTATCAAGGTTGTCAAGACGAGATCCTACGTAAgatcgtttttgggtttgcaagatcAGGATCGGATCTtaaaatcacacaaaataaaacataattttaatttataattttaaaaatgaaaaatatttcaaaaattcagtttttcatttaaaagttataaaagcttcaaaatattagtcataagtcacAATACAAAATGAAGGTAAAGAGTAAAAGACATAAAGTAGTAATAAAGTAGTAATAAAAATTGTGCCACTACGTACAGAAAACGTCATCGACAACACCTACTACGAAATCATGCGTCCACCCCTGTCCACTACACTTTTGTAATTACGACGTTGTATAACTGCTTGGGTTCCCAACAGTAGTGTCGATCCCACCGATGATTAATCTGACACCCATTTTCTTCCATAACTGCATCCGGACCTTGATAAGATCAAGCGGGTGATTTGAACATCCGGCTACGATTGATGTTATTCCTCCTTCAACAAATCCTTTTTATCTTGTTATCACCTTGAAAATCAAACCTCAAAGATCAAACCTTAAACCTACAAATCAAACctaactaaaccctaaacctacaAATCAGAACCCACAAGTTGCCGGAGAAGAAAGAAGATGCATATGGTAGTTGTGCCGACAGAAAAAGATGTCGGATCTGTGAGCCATAGAAGAAGATTCAAATGATCCTACTCCACTATAAAAGTAACTGATGATGTCGTTTTCCGACGACAGGCTTGTGTAATCCACAACGATGTTGCTGAAGATGTTGTTTAAGTGAATGGGTAATCCATTCCACTGAAGATGTTGATGTAAAGAAGAATGGAGGTATGGGAGATACACTAAAAAAGAGATGATGGTGGGATTTGGTGACCGTATTTTGATTTTATGGGGAGTTAGTTCTTCACAAAGATGGAGAGTGTGGGAATGGAGATAAATGGGTGGGGTGGGTAGGGGTGATAGGTTTagttatttaaaatttaataataaatatgaaaaaagggtttgaatttattttctatatttttataaatacaaaataaagTAAGAaggtaatatagtcattttatgtGGCACAAATGATGAATTTTGCATATTTAAACTAATGAGAGATGAAGCGtgtcaatttaaaacaaacaagaGACAATTCTAATTACATTTTGAAAATAAAGACTGAACATGTTTTGACACCTACACGAGAGACGATTCATACAATTTACTCTTTCTTTACCTACATCTTTGAAAGACTATGTTCTTGCCTACCTACCCATCTTGATCGATTTGTCTATAGATTTTTTAAAACTATGATTCTTGACCTTAAAAATAGTATTTTGATGCATCTTGATGTCTTCTTGTATCTATAATTCAAAATTCTAGATTGTCTTGCAATTCTTGGGCCTTATGACGTAGCTTTCGGTATATTTTTATCTTCTTTCTTGGAACATGATTTTATAGTTAAACTAAATTACATATGTTGTTCAAAATTTTCTCCCAATAAAGAGCTCTATTAAACCCCAACATATACCTAGAGAGATTAGATAGGTAGAGTCATGTCTAGCTGATGTGTGTCAATTGGGTGAAGCACTTAATCCACACAACTATACATcactgttttgtttttatttaacaTGGACAAAATGTCTTACTAGTTTTAAGCAATAAAAAAAGACAaatttgcaaaaatggtccttgtggtatgtatttttttggtgttttagtccaaacctcgacttttttggattgatagtccttttgagctagtttacaTGCAGTTTTGGTCCTTGTCaaaactaaaaagactattatacccttaatgaatttaattttaatttttctttcactttttaaaattatcattattattaaatataaaatcgGGCCcaccgctctctctctctctctcacacacacacattctctctctctctctctctctctctctctctctctctctctttctcttttttttttctctctctctctctacgtcATTTAATTGGTACCCTACCCTCCCCGAGTCACACTCCATCTCCTTCATCATCTGTTTCACGCAGGTAACgaacaaaaggaaaaaaaattgcaATCCTCTTGATCAGCTTTtcgaaaagaaaagaaagtatgTGGAACGAAAGGTGATGGTGGCGAAAGACTTACTGCAGTAGTAGAAGGCAGTGGTGGCTGGAATCACGGTGGCAGCAGCAGATGGCGGCTGTAGTAGTGGTCGGAGGTTGCTCCAGTAGCCTCTGTTGCTTCGTTCTTGCTTCTGCTTGGCGTGGATGACGACAGGGAAGAACGACGTTCGATTTGATTCCGGGATTATGCAAGATTGAAATAGACAAAGAAGGTGATGGAAGCGAttgggtttttttttctttccctttacTGTCTTTGTTCACCCCACGATTGATCGACACTAACAATCGTAACCTCTCTTCTTCTCTGTAATTCTTTGTTCAATTTGACCGAATTCAATTTTCAAATCGACTTTTTACAAAGGTATCATTTCCACAACAATCTCAACTTCCATTAGCCAAAAAAATGTCTCTCGTTCTCAGGGACATTACCATCAGTCATCGAGGGAAAAGAACCAACACGTTATTCTTTTAGGAATTAAGATCCGAGAACAAAACCTTTGCACCAAATCGCTTATACAATAGGTTTTCGTGTGCTAATTTGGGACGAGAACGTAAACAAACGCAGATCTCTCATCGTTGAATTAATGGAGAAATCAATTTTCTTGTGTTGATTTGGGGATGTATGGATAAGACAACCcagcagagagagagagagagagagagagagagagagagagagagagagagagagagagagagagagagagagagagagagagagagagagagagagagagagagagagagaggtgggtcccataatttttattaataaaactttatattaaatagaaaaaaacatagaaaatataTCAGAAGGGTAATTTTGTCTTTTTAATTTtatgagggaccaaaaccacaaacaAAGTAGTTCAAAAGGACCGTCAATCCAAAAAAATCGAGGTTTGGACCAAAACCTagaaaaaatacataccatagggaccatttttgcagttttgtcataaAAAAAACCCTTTGCTATATATATTAAGAAACTAACATATTTTACTTTTTTCCCTGCCAATTCCACTTGGATTAAAATTGACAAATATTGTAGTTTTTTTTTCTAGAGTAAAAACGGTAATTTACTCttattcatatatttatatatttggtcAAAAAAACATTATGTAACATTTTATCCAACCGGATATCATTACTCATTCAACTATTTTACAGATACATGACTTgatggaaaaaaaaaagtaactTGTTCAGATACCATGATACcatgttatttatattgtggAGTCTCTCCATTACACAATACGGGTATACATAtaaatcttttatttattttcgaAGTGTTTTCAACATTTTCATAGTATTGCCGATTGcgtgaaatttaaaaaaataaaataaaattagtgaCTTTTAAcaagatttttttataaattattttaaatagtcACTAGGTGTTCAAATTGGTTACACAATAAATTTGTTTTCAGGAATTGTTAAAATTAGTTTTCATCCTCTAAactgttataaaatacataaaataattttttgattaaatataGTATTACCttattatctttcattttgattcaatgcttgcaaACTGCAAACAATATAAAAATTACACTATTTTATTAAATATGTTTACctattttataaaacaaatttGTTCTTTAGTCATTTTTTATAGTTACGTATTGACGAAATATTCtttatcttattattattattatttattttttacatattaaaTGATTAAATTTCACAaagtaatataataataataaactattatattaattagttaaaattttacaaaataataataaattaatctgCCTTTTTTGTCCACATTCCATACCACAGACCTTCCTACCATGAATCTTTTGAGTCTCGATAGCTACTTGTTACAGATCGAACGATGGTCGACAATTTGATCTCGACTTGTACTAATTAGGCCCTTACCCACCCACTAAATCCAACCTTTCTGTCTGTCGTTTTTCTTCTCAATTCGCTTCATACCTGATTATGGTATAGTTCATGTACACCTACTACCCTAATCGATTCTCTCTCCCACTTCCTTGTCACTAATTTAGCAAACATATAGTATCTGAATCAAACGGTGTTCGCGGAGTGTATACAGTATGCCGGCCCTAAAAGCAGGAAGCCGGCCGCCGTGGGTGGGTCTTGCCGCCGCTGTTTGGGTTCAGATCGCCTCCGGCAACGCCTACGCTTTCCCTCTTTACTCCCTCTCTTTGAAATCTGTACTGGGTCTTTCTCAGCAACAGCTTACAATTCTCGGTGTTGCTAATGATTTTGGGGAAAATGTTGGTATACTTCCGGGCATTGCTTCTAACAAATACCCACCGTGGGTTGTTCTTTTGATCGGTGTTCTTGCTTCTTTCTTTGGTTATGGTGTCATTTGGCTTGCTGTTAGTGAAACTGTTCACAACGTGCCTTACTGGGTTGTAAGTAtcttactttttttttcttttttttcatctttgaaaGACTCTGTTCTTACCTACCTACTCATCTTCATCGATTTGTCTTTAGATTTTAAAACCATGATTCTTGACCTTAAAAAATGGTATTTTTATGCATCTTGATGCTTTGCAATTCTTGTGCTCTATGATGTTGATAGCTTTCTCGTATATTTGTGTCTTCTTCTTGGGTAGATGTATAATGTGAAAAAGGGAACATAATTTTTGTGAAGTactccaaacaccccctaaaattAGATATGTTGGGTCCCAAATCAGTAAATTTTCTGTAGGAAATAGCCTTGATTTTAGACTCCAACATATACAGAGACGGATTAGATAGATAGAGTTGTGTCTATCTGACGTGGGTCACTAAGTTAAGCACTTAATCCGGACAACTCTAGATCACCTTTTTTTTTACTTAACCCGgacaaaatgacttaatgggttaagccaaaaACCCTTGCTTGATTTATCAAGACACTAAGGGTGCATTTGGTTGTGAAAAAATTTCTGTTTTCCattaaaatgaaaatgaaaattttgaaaatacttttGGTTGAttcaattttcaaagaaattccaagaaaatggaaattttcttttttccaaattgtatgtaaattagaaaagtgatttttatagttttccaaagttttctagatttctaaaatggaaaatgaaaactcCACCGGTTTCAGCGTTACTTgtatctaaaattttcattgaaaattgaaaatgaaaactcAATTCTATTTTCTGAAAATGTTTTCTAGGAAAATGAAAACAATTTTCCACAACCAATCACACCCTAACCCTATACcaagtttcttttttttttcctcgCAACTCCTCTCACATTAAAATAGATAAATATTTTACTTTCTTTTTCTAGAATCTAACTGTAAAACAGTCATCTAGTCTCATTCAGTTTATTCCATCCAAAAAAGAAAACAAGACATTATCTATGCAACAACACTTTATCAAAACATACATCATTATCCATTCAACCACTTCACCTATACATGacttaatggaaaaaaaaaacattcagcttgctctgataccatattAGTCAGATATGTGGAGTCTAATAACCGTTCACTATGCAGTTATGGATCGCACTTGCTGTTGCCACCAACAGCAGTGCATGGTTAGGGACAGCTGTCCTTGTCACCAACATGAGAAACTTCCCTCTAAGCAGAGGAACAGTTGCAGGCATTCTCAAAGGCTATGTAGGCCTAAGTGCTGCAGTTGTCACAGAAGTTTACACCATGGTGCTAAAAGGATCCGCATCATCGCTACTACTCTTCCTTACACTCGGTATCCCATTCATCTGTTTATCCCTAATGTATTACATTCGCGCATGTACTCCCTCCGAAGCAGACCCATCAGAAAACGCGCATTTTCTCTTCACCCAATTAGCAAGTGTTGTACTTGCAGTCTTTCTTCTCACAACCACGATACTAAAAGACGTTGTGCATCTAAGTAACACGATTTCCTACACTTTTATTGGAATAATGGTGGTGCTTTTACTAGCACCTCTTGCAATTCCAATTAAAATGACTTTGTTTCCTAACAAGAAGCTTACTCGGCCTGGTAGTTCTTCGGTTTTGAATGATCCATTGTTGACATTGACACCATCGAATTCTGATATGAATCTTGAGAAGATTAATGAGGGTGAAGATATTTCTGAGGTGGATGCGCTTCTTGCTGTGGGTGAAGGGGCTGTGAAAATTAAGAAGAAAAGAAGGCCGAGAAGAGGGGAGGATTTTACGTTTCGTGAGGCGATTGTGAAGGCGGATTTTTGGCTTTTGTGGTTGGTTTACTTTTTTGGTGTTGGCTCTGGTGTTACTGTTCTTAATAATTTGGCTCAGATTGGTGTTTCCCTTGGGTTTAATGATACGACTACACTTTTGAGTTTATTTAGTTTCTGCAATTTTCTCGGCAGGCTTGGAGGTGGCGTTGTTTCAGAATATTTTGTAAGGTAAAATCTTTTATCCAAAAAGATAAGACTCCTTTTTGCATATTAAttgttggatatatatatatatatatatatatatatatatatatatatatatatatatatatatatatatatatatatatatatatatatatatatatatatatatatatataaaagcagaTGAGACTGTGTTTAGCTGATGTTGGACATCGACATTAACGATGAAAATCAGAAATTTGTTGGGCTTTAAGAATAGAGTTGGCAATGGGTTGGGTTGGATTGGTTCGGGTTGATATCAGTTTTTTTCCAACCCAACAAAATAATCAGGTTCCGTTAGATAAACAGGTTAACCTTCGGGTTAACCTGTTTACTTTTTATCCAACTTGGATAAACAGGATAACCTGGGTTATCCtgtttaaattttaaactttactTCAAAACAAGTTTCTACttggttaaataaattataaaaccaAATAATTATTCAAAGTTTCAAAACATGACTACTAATTAAatgttaaattaaaaaaaaatatctaTTATTAAACGAGTTGGCCGATTGATTTCATGTCAAAATTAACAGGTTTCTTCAGATTACTCTGTTAAATTAAACGAGTTGAAAATCTCAATCCAacctgttaattttttttttcaggtgGAAGACGATTCCACGAACATTTTTGATGATGATAACACAAGTCATAATGGTGATAACATATCTTCTATACGCATCAGCTCTAAAGGGAACACTTTATATTGCAACAGCCTTACTTGGAATCTGCTATGGTACTCAATTTGGTGTTATGATTCCGACATCATCTGAGCTTTTTGGGTTAAAAAACTTCGGTTTAATCTTCAACTTCATGGGGCTAGGAAACCCAATTGGTGCTCTTTTATTCTCAGGAATGCTTGCAGGTTATGTTTTTGACACAGAAGAAGCTAAACAAGGTGGGTCCACCTGCATGGGTCCCAATTGTTTCAGGCTCACGTTTCTTGTTCTTGCTGGTGTTTGTTGTATAAGTACAATTTTGAGCTTGATTTTAACCATCAGAATTCGACCCGTTTACCAAATGCTTTATGCGGGTGGGTCGTTTCGTTTGCCTCAAAGTGCTGGACATTGAAGATTAGGGTTTAATCTGAGTTGACTTTATGTTTGCGCATGGTGATTGTGAAAGTTACAGGTTAACCTAATCTGAGTTTAATATGTAATGGTGGTGTATAATTGAACAATTATGTTTATTTTGTAGTAGTGATGACATATAGTCATGTAGCATGAGCCCAATTTTAAACTGGGTAAATGGTATGGTTGTGTTTAATTTGTGGGGGGGTTTTGAAGTTTGATTGTACCCTGTGCATCAGGGATTGTAATTTGATGTGCAGTTGTGCATACGGATGCTATATATATAATATGGTTATTTTGTGTtgaattatgagatttttaattaGGAATTGATGGGTAGCAGCCAAACTTCCATGGCTGAAAGTTAAAAGGACCCCATGACTAATAAGTATGTCTACCTCTTGCCCTTGGACCGGTGGAATTTTAATCATAGATTTTAAAGCATGGGTTGACTTGACTAAAATGTACCATTTCATTAAAGTGTATGAGTAACTAAATGTATCATTTATGCATCATTGtttgttattttattaaatgGTAAACATACAGTCCTTATATTACTtctaaatttatttaattttttgttttcaatAAGACTTGAACTCAATATTTGGTTGATGGATATATTTCCACTAACATCTGATATTGTTAGACTATAAATTTTTTGGTCGGTATTTCTGATTAAAATATTGAGCTGAGCTATTTACAAAACCGAAAAACTTTGGAACCCGAATATCACCAAACAACCGTTCTTACAAaaaaattttttttaacaaaatgacCACCTAACTTTGCGGAAAACTCCTTACAAGTTCACGAAATTGATTTTAAAGTTGTTACCACAATCATATTTTGTGAAAGGCACCTTATGAGTTTATTGAATAGGTGAACCTCGTGAGCTTATCGAATGCATCAATCTCCAATGTTGTGATATGTCACCGACTTGATTCCGTCTTTTTGGGGAGTAAAATGGAGGGCCTGAGAATCATAGCAAAGAAAACAAGATCGTCAGTCGTCGTTCGGGAGGCAATCCTGAAACAAGGCTCCAACGATCAAGTTAGATAGTTTCTTAGAAGGAGAAGAGAGGTTGGG
The genomic region above belongs to Lactuca sativa cultivar Salinas chromosome 4, Lsat_Salinas_v11, whole genome shotgun sequence and contains:
- the LOC111892319 gene encoding protein NUCLEAR FUSION DEFECTIVE 4 isoform X2 gives rise to the protein MPALKEGSRPPWVGLAAAVWVQVASGNSYAFPLYSPSLKSVLGLSQQQLTVLGVANDFGENFGIIAGIASNRYQAWVVLLIGVLACFFGYGVIWLAVTETLHNLPYWFLWIALAVATNSSAWLGTAVLVTNMRNFPLSRGTVAGILKGYVGLSAAVVTEVYTMVLKGSASSLLLFLTLGIPFICLSLMYYIRACTPSEADPSENAHFLFTQLASVVLAVFLLTTTILKDVVHLSNTISYTFIGIMVVLLLAPLAIPIKMTLFPNKKLTRPGSSSVLNDPLLTLTPSNSDMNLEKINEGEDISEVDALLAVGEGAVKIKKKRRPRRGEDFTFREAIVKADFWLLWLVYFFGVGSGVTVLNNLAQIGVSLGFNDTTTLLSLFSFCNFLGRLGGGVVSEYFVRWKTIPRTFLMMITQVIMVITYLLYASALKGTLYIATALLGICYGTQFGVMIPTSSELFGLKNFGLIFNFMGLGNPIGALLFSGMLAGYVFDTEEAKQGGSTCMGPNCFRLTFLVLAGVCCISTILSLILTIRIRPVYQMLYAGGSFRLPQSAGH
- the LOC111892319 gene encoding protein NUCLEAR FUSION DEFECTIVE 4 isoform X1, whose amino-acid sequence is MPALKAGSRPPWVGLAAAVWVQIASGNAYAFPLYSLSLKSVLGLSQQQLTILGVANDFGENVGILPGIASNKYPPWVVLLIGVLASFFGYGVIWLAVSETVHNVPYWVLWIALAVATNSSAWLGTAVLVTNMRNFPLSRGTVAGILKGYVGLSAAVVTEVYTMVLKGSASSLLLFLTLGIPFICLSLMYYIRACTPSEADPSENAHFLFTQLASVVLAVFLLTTTILKDVVHLSNTISYTFIGIMVVLLLAPLAIPIKMTLFPNKKLTRPGSSSVLNDPLLTLTPSNSDMNLEKINEGEDISEVDALLAVGEGAVKIKKKRRPRRGEDFTFREAIVKADFWLLWLVYFFGVGSGVTVLNNLAQIGVSLGFNDTTTLLSLFSFCNFLGRLGGGVVSEYFVRWKTIPRTFLMMITQVIMVITYLLYASALKGTLYIATALLGICYGTQFGVMIPTSSELFGLKNFGLIFNFMGLGNPIGALLFSGMLAGYVFDTEEAKQGGSTCMGPNCFRLTFLVLAGVCCISTILSLILTIRIRPVYQMLYAGGSFRLPQSAGH